One part of the Bacillus sp. FJAT-45350 genome encodes these proteins:
- a CDS encoding Ger(x)C family spore germination protein — MKKTIIFTLLIVLTSSFLISCWDMTEIEEIGFVMAIALDPTPNEEKKLKEIENETGKTIGRKGEHDQLFNVSFDIAIPSRIEAQEGGRTGRAFFTKTTSALTNFKAVRQLSTRSSRRLNFEHLKAIIINEELVKGKPMLEHLGDLYIRDHEMRRRTFMYITNKEARDVIDNKLPLEELIAESIVSINENHRAASSMIPPTTIGDVAINITGNNSFLIPRIIPYEGELKITGGAVFLGKENIMLGWLGEEDISGYNWVIGEAGNSIIEVQYDEDEAELFVFETITASSTVNYVRDNGKDIFNVLIRAEGSLAESWLHDVEFSDEEVIKELEEKIEKAIERKAIRILDKMQNEFQSDIFGFHKKVKQKQYPYWKTVQDNWDGENSVFQEAEINVKTSVKIRHYMLNEVLE; from the coding sequence ATGAAAAAGACAATAATTTTTACACTATTAATCGTTCTTACCAGTTCTTTTCTTATCAGTTGTTGGGACATGACTGAAATAGAAGAAATTGGGTTTGTGATGGCTATTGCACTTGACCCTACACCAAATGAAGAAAAAAAACTAAAAGAAATAGAAAATGAAACGGGAAAGACCATAGGACGAAAGGGTGAGCATGACCAATTATTTAATGTCAGCTTCGATATAGCGATACCTAGTAGAATTGAGGCCCAAGAAGGAGGTAGAACCGGCCGTGCTTTTTTCACTAAAACAACATCAGCATTGACGAACTTTAAAGCGGTAAGACAACTTAGTACAAGAAGTAGTAGAAGACTGAACTTTGAGCACCTTAAGGCAATCATCATTAATGAAGAACTAGTTAAGGGAAAACCAATGCTTGAACACTTAGGTGATTTATATATACGTGACCATGAAATGAGACGACGAACCTTTATGTATATTACAAATAAAGAAGCACGAGATGTAATAGACAATAAGCTTCCCCTTGAGGAATTAATCGCTGAATCCATCGTCAGTATTAATGAGAATCACCGTGCTGCTTCCTCCATGATTCCTCCTACTACAATTGGTGACGTAGCAATAAATATCACAGGGAATAACAGCTTTTTAATTCCTCGTATTATCCCTTATGAGGGAGAATTGAAAATTACTGGTGGAGCTGTTTTCCTTGGAAAAGAGAATATTATGCTCGGATGGCTAGGGGAAGAGGATATTAGTGGATATAACTGGGTTATAGGAGAAGCAGGAAATTCAATTATAGAAGTCCAGTACGATGAAGATGAAGCAGAATTATTTGTATTTGAAACAATTACCGCATCATCTACGGTAAATTACGTACGGGATAACGGCAAAGATATATTCAATGTTCTAATACGGGCTGAGGGATCACTAGCTGAAAGCTGGTTACATGATGTTGAATTTAGCGATGAAGAAGTAATAAAGGAATTAGAAGAAAAAATAGAAAAAGCAATTGAGAGAAAAGCTATTCGTATATTAGATAAAATGCAAAACGAATTTCAATCAGATATTTTCGGATTTCATAAGAAAGTAAAACAAAAACAATACCCCTATTGGAAAACGGTACAAGATAATTGGGACGGTGAAAATAGTGTTTTCCAAGAAGCTGAAATCAATGTGAAAACTTCGGTCAAAATTCGACATTACATGCTCAATGAAGTGCTTGAATAA
- a CDS encoding spore germination protein, which yields MYKRLFRKLNANKVRANNEYEFTLSPQIEETVASVKSIIGESDDIVQRKFLIGKKFKATLFYIDGLADETAIQENIIKPLIYFSEEGIKNLDEEQTLLQYLENEVVTFVELSVVTSFDSAMLPFMSGETLLIIDGIPKLILFETRSFNQRAIEEPVSEITVRGPRDGFNEVLHTNVMLLRRRIRDPNLTIQFGQLGRRSKHDFALVYLKGVTNEDLVEEMRYRISCIDTDDVAETGNLEQFIEDSVWSPFPQLLRTERPDKVVSHLLNGKIAVVMDNTPFVLLAPVTFEEYFKSPEDNYDRWHIGTLLRTLRYIAAFIAIFLPALYIAMVSYHQGMIPTTLALSIAGSREGVPFPAFIEAFLMEVTIELLREAGVRLPGPLGQTIGIVGGLVIGDAAVRAGIVSPIMVIVVALTVIASFALPAYNISITFRMIRFGVMLAAASFGLFGIVIMYILINTHLVGLRSFGSYYTSPFAPYQFSDWLDLVIRAPVSLQKKRPAEPKTKDTNKQA from the coding sequence TTGTATAAAAGACTATTTAGGAAGTTGAATGCAAATAAAGTCCGAGCAAATAATGAATACGAGTTTACACTTAGCCCTCAAATTGAGGAAACCGTAGCGTCCGTGAAGAGTATCATCGGAGAAAGTGATGATATTGTTCAACGAAAATTCTTAATTGGTAAGAAGTTTAAAGCAACTTTATTCTATATAGATGGCTTAGCTGATGAAACTGCAATTCAAGAAAATATCATTAAACCTCTTATCTACTTTTCAGAGGAAGGTATAAAGAATTTAGATGAAGAACAAACACTTCTGCAATATCTAGAGAACGAAGTCGTTACATTTGTAGAGCTTTCTGTTGTAACATCATTTGATTCTGCCATGCTTCCTTTTATGTCTGGAGAAACCCTCTTAATTATTGATGGGATCCCTAAACTAATTTTATTTGAAACTCGTAGCTTCAATCAAAGAGCGATTGAAGAACCTGTGAGTGAAATTACTGTCCGTGGTCCACGTGATGGTTTTAATGAAGTATTGCATACGAACGTTATGTTACTTAGAAGGAGAATCAGAGATCCTAACTTAACTATTCAGTTTGGACAATTAGGACGAAGATCAAAACATGATTTCGCACTAGTTTACCTTAAGGGGGTTACAAATGAAGATTTAGTTGAGGAGATGCGCTATCGTATTTCATGCATAGATACAGATGATGTAGCTGAAACAGGTAACCTCGAACAATTTATTGAGGATAGCGTCTGGTCTCCCTTTCCTCAGCTACTGAGGACAGAACGACCTGATAAAGTTGTGTCACATCTACTGAACGGTAAGATAGCTGTTGTTATGGATAATACGCCCTTTGTATTATTGGCTCCCGTAACATTTGAAGAATATTTTAAATCACCAGAAGATAATTACGACAGATGGCACATCGGTACACTATTACGAACTTTACGATATATAGCAGCTTTTATTGCCATATTTCTTCCTGCACTTTATATTGCAATGGTTTCATACCATCAAGGAATGATTCCCACTACACTAGCACTATCCATTGCTGGTTCACGTGAAGGTGTACCTTTTCCTGCATTTATTGAAGCATTTCTAATGGAAGTAACGATTGAATTGCTACGTGAGGCAGGAGTTCGTTTACCAGGGCCTCTAGGTCAAACGATAGGCATTGTCGGAGGCCTTGTCATTGGTGATGCAGCTGTACGAGCAGGTATCGTTAGTCCGATAATGGTTATTGTCGTAGCTCTAACGGTAATTGCTTCTTTTGCGTTACCTGCATACAATATTAGTATCACATTTAGAATGATACGCTTTGGAGTTATGCTCGCAGCAGCTAGTTTTGGCCTTTTCGGGATTGTAATTATGTATATTTTAATTAATACTCACTTAGTCGGTTTACGAAGCTTTGGTAGTTATTACACATCTCCCTTCGCTCCTTATCAGTTTTCAGACTGGCTTGATTTAGTTATACGTGCACCAGTATCGTTACAGAAAAAGAGACCTGCTGAGCCCAAAACGAAAGATACGAATAAGCAGGCTTAA
- a CDS encoding flotillin family protein has translation MGIIWLIVLGILVFLLLIGAGIGFFIFKKRYKTASSNEALIITGPNLGNPENDSRIFVDDNGRSLKIVRGGGIRLKLFQTCTPVDLNSFQIKLTTPKVYTSQGVPVIADAITSVKISDTLIGVANYAEQFLGKKQSEIEDEVSKVLGTNLRAILSKMTVTEINNDRESFNLQVQEIAQKELDNMGFKITSFGLDDLRDTDEENGYLDNLGRPRIAEIRKKAEMAESDAEKETRIYKAKNDQEAQKEENIRLTAIAESKKEKDIKEAQIKEETERARAKSEQSYELEKAKLAQQVKEEEMKVQFIERQRQVELELEEQKRRKALADANAYDIKAKAEAEAEKSRIDGETKAAIEKQKGLAEAEVIRERGRAEAEAKELMAQAMEKYGEAAVLEMFINMLPKYAHEIAQPLSKIEGMKVIDMGGSDSSGGVTKITNNVTKTMLGLQESLKESTGMDLKAMLESYVSRGNVANFDQATSAAKAEVAAEKEEGHSSSEESESSK, from the coding sequence ATGGGCATTATTTGGTTAATTGTCCTTGGAATCTTAGTTTTTTTATTATTGATTGGTGCGGGGATTGGATTCTTCATTTTTAAGAAGCGATATAAGACGGCAAGTTCAAATGAAGCTCTCATTATTACAGGACCCAATTTAGGTAATCCAGAGAATGACTCACGAATATTTGTTGATGACAATGGGAGAAGCTTGAAAATTGTTCGTGGTGGTGGGATTCGATTAAAGCTATTTCAAACGTGTACACCAGTAGATTTAAATTCCTTTCAAATTAAGCTAACAACACCGAAAGTGTATACTTCACAAGGTGTCCCAGTTATTGCCGATGCGATTACGTCAGTGAAAATATCTGACACATTAATTGGTGTGGCGAATTACGCTGAGCAGTTTTTAGGGAAGAAGCAATCTGAAATTGAGGATGAAGTATCAAAGGTTCTTGGCACGAATTTACGTGCAATACTTTCAAAGATGACTGTAACAGAGATTAATAATGATCGTGAATCCTTTAATCTACAGGTTCAAGAAATTGCACAGAAAGAACTAGATAATATGGGCTTCAAAATTACGTCCTTTGGGTTAGATGATTTACGAGATACAGATGAGGAAAATGGATACTTAGATAATTTAGGGCGTCCGCGTATCGCTGAAATACGTAAGAAAGCGGAAATGGCAGAGTCGGATGCTGAGAAGGAAACACGCATTTACAAAGCGAAAAATGACCAGGAAGCACAAAAGGAAGAGAATATCCGTTTAACAGCTATTGCGGAATCTAAGAAAGAAAAGGATATTAAAGAAGCGCAAATTAAAGAAGAAACAGAACGTGCAAGAGCAAAGTCAGAGCAGTCTTATGAGTTAGAAAAAGCAAAATTAGCACAACAAGTAAAAGAAGAAGAGATGAAGGTTCAATTTATAGAACGTCAGCGACAGGTTGAGTTGGAGCTAGAAGAACAGAAGCGTCGTAAAGCGTTAGCTGACGCAAATGCGTATGATATTAAAGCAAAAGCGGAAGCAGAAGCTGAAAAATCTCGTATTGATGGGGAAACAAAAGCTGCAATAGAGAAGCAAAAAGGTCTTGCTGAAGCGGAAGTTATTAGAGAACGAGGACGTGCAGAGGCAGAAGCGAAAGAGCTAATGGCACAAGCGATGGAGAAATACGGAGAAGCAGCTGTTCTCGAAATGTTTATCAATATGCTTCCTAAGTACGCACATGAAATTGCCCAACCACTTTCTAAAATAGAAGGAATGAAGGTCATAGATATGGGTGGTTCAGATTCAAGTGGAGGTGTCACAAAAATAACAAACAATGTAACCAAAACAATGCTAGGTTTACAGGAAAGCTTGAAAGAAAGTACAGGTATGGATTTGAAAGCGATGTTAGAGAGCTATGTATCTCGTGGAAACGTAGCAAATTTTGATCAAGCTACGAGTGCAGCAAAAGCAGAAGTTGCTGCTGAAAAAGAAGAGGGACATTCTTCTTCTGAAGAGTCAGAATCAAGTAAATAA